One Pogoniulus pusillus isolate bPogPus1 chromosome 10, bPogPus1.pri, whole genome shotgun sequence genomic window carries:
- the DMP1 gene encoding dentin matrix acidic phosphoprotein 1 isoform X1 — MLPVELRGAGLVEQVHQAVCQVLEGMGSCELPCWSTSVRGSVGGWFPVTPPCPAALPRRCHWLPSARGPRQPAVKCLQVARLGHTTLGIPAQAASSIPSRAPQQTPACAMAQASGTTTTVRAAFLVLLLWAIAYAHPVPSREPALHYHSAQQEDTAGEDYSNKLGNPLGAGDGRHSPASAGRGDNSLLGDPAAGNAVGEEMGMHGGHKAGRAGEVQHLNQVDREDASAWDGNSLGFLEEDAADTDDGEHYGPAVSGLPFHAGGFMDEEDESGDDTFDENGEEERGEGPTYVAGADGEGGHGYDGDRGDTGAGGGHGDSSSSSSESAGEDRWRYRSYPGSRYEQPYRRGGRSSSSQQEEEESYGFEDEAMQGDDPSVFDGLGSSYRGHRALGNSRESGQGAGSHRWQEGDSRSPELEDADSGEDSPSEEDNSESEEPGTSRSEENGTSRSEEGEDGEDSPSRESEDSESREDTAEQADEELRESPEDLSRESPEDPSRESPEEPSRELVSMGSEQADSQSREEQKDQQESAEDRSEPSAPDSQSEEEEGKPSESREDVSEQSQSAEDTAEESQEDEHDSEPAGDSPSASAESQSSSLQDDGSPESVAGEDSSSPESTDSESQQQEEEESYSQEDASSSRGDASSAQSLESSSRRRRPGAYRHKPAADYDDNDCQDGY; from the exons AGGAAGCGTGGGAGGCTGGTTCCCGGTGACACCTCCGTGCCCAGCAGCGCTGCCCCGCCGGTGCCATTGGCTGCCCTCTGCCCGGGGCCCTCGCCAGCCAGCAGTTAAATGCCTGCAGGTGGCCAGGCTGGGGCACACAACTCTGGGCATCCCAGctcaggcagccagctccaTCCCATCCCGAGCACCGCAGCAGACACCAGCTTGTGCCATGGCTCAAG CCTCAGGGACCACAACCACCGTGAGGGCTGCGTTCCTGGTGCTGCTCCTCTGGGCCATAGCCTATGCTCACCCT GTGCCCAGCCGGGAGCCTGCCCTCCACTACCACAGCGCCCAGCAGGAG GACACAGCCGGTGAAGATTACAGCAACAAGCTGGGTAACCCCCTGGGTGCTGGAGACGGCAGACACTCTCCTGCcagtgcaggcagaggggaCAATTCCCTCCTCGGGGACCCGGCGGCCGGCAACGCCGTGGGAGAGGAGATGGGCATGCATGGTGGCcacaaggcaggcagagctggggaggttcAGCACCTGAACCAGGTGGATCGTGAGGATGCGAGTGCCTGGGATGGAAACAGCCTTGGCTTCCTG GAGGAGGATGCGGCTGACACCGATGATGGGGAGCACTACGGCCCTGCAGTCAGTGGGCTTCCCTTTCACGCTGGTGGCTTCATGGACGAGGAGGACGAAAGTGGAGATGACACCTTCGATGAGAacggggaggaggagaggggagaaggccCTACTTACGTGGCCGGTGCCGACGGGGAAGGCGGACACGGCTACGATGGTGACCGTGGGGACACCGGGGCTGGTGGAGGACacggggacagcagcagcagcagcagcgaaaGCGCCGGGGAGGACCGCTGGAGGTACAGGAGCTACCCCGGCAGCCGCTACGAGCAGCCCTACAGGCGGGGAgggcgcagcagcagcagccagcaggaggaagaggagagctaCGGCTTTGAGGACGAAGCCATGCAGGGGGACGACCCCTCTGTCTTTGACGGGCTAGGCAGCAGTTACCGGGGGCACCGTGCCTTGGGGAACAGCCGAGAGAGCGGCCAGGGAGCTGGCTCACACCGCTGGCAAGAGGGTGACAGCAGGTCCCCGGAGCTGGAGGACGCCGACTCGGGAGAAGACAGCCCCTCCGAGGAGGACAACAGCGAGTCCGAGGAGCCTGGCACCAGCCGCTCCGAGGAAAACGGCACCAGCCGCTCGGAGGAGGGCGAGGATGGCGAGGACAGCCCCTCCAGGGAGAGTGAGGACAGCGAGTCCAGGGAGGACACCGCGGAGCAGGCAGATGAAGAGCTCCGGGAGTCCCCGGAGGACCTCTCCCGGGAGTCTCCGGAGGACCCCTCCCGGGAGTCCCCGGAGGAGCCCTCCCGGGAGCTGGTGAGCATGGGCAGCGAGCAGGCGGACAGCCAGTCCCGGGAAGAGCAGAAGGACCAGCAGGAGTCCGCGGAGGACAGGAGCGAGCCATCCGCACCCGACAGCcagtctgaggaagaggagggaaagcCGAGCGAGTCCCGGGAGGACgtcagtgagcagagccagtCGGCAGAGGACACCGCGGAGGAGTCCCAGGAGGACGAGCATGACTCTGAGCCCGCCGGGGACTCGCCGAGCGCATCGGCCGAGAGCCAgagctcctccctgcaggacGATGGCAGCCCGGAGAGCGTGGCAGGGGAGGACAGCAGCTCCCCCGAGAGCACCGACAGCGAGtcgcagcagcaggaggaggaggagagctacTCGCAGGaggatgccagcagcagccgcGGCGATGCCAGCTCTGCGcagagcctggagagcagcagccgcAGGCGGCGGCCGGGCGCGTACCGCCACAAGCCTGCCGCTGACTACGACGACAACGACTGCCAGGATGGGTACTGA
- the DMP1 gene encoding dentin matrix acidic phosphoprotein 1 isoform X4 has product MLPVELRGAGLVEQVHQASGTTTTVRAAFLVLLLWAIAYAHPVPSREPALHYHSAQQEDTAGEDYSNKLGNPLGAGDGRHSPASAGRGDNSLLGDPAAGNAVGEEMGMHGGHKAGRAGEVQHLNQVDREDASAWDGNSLGFLEEDAADTDDGEHYGPAVSGLPFHAGGFMDEEDESGDDTFDENGEEERGEGPTYVAGADGEGGHGYDGDRGDTGAGGGHGDSSSSSSESAGEDRWRYRSYPGSRYEQPYRRGGRSSSSQQEEEESYGFEDEAMQGDDPSVFDGLGSSYRGHRALGNSRESGQGAGSHRWQEGDSRSPELEDADSGEDSPSEEDNSESEEPGTSRSEENGTSRSEEGEDGEDSPSRESEDSESREDTAEQADEELRESPEDLSRESPEDPSRESPEEPSRELVSMGSEQADSQSREEQKDQQESAEDRSEPSAPDSQSEEEEGKPSESREDVSEQSQSAEDTAEESQEDEHDSEPAGDSPSASAESQSSSLQDDGSPESVAGEDSSSPESTDSESQQQEEEESYSQEDASSSRGDASSAQSLESSSRRRRPGAYRHKPAADYDDNDCQDGY; this is encoded by the exons CCTCAGGGACCACAACCACCGTGAGGGCTGCGTTCCTGGTGCTGCTCCTCTGGGCCATAGCCTATGCTCACCCT GTGCCCAGCCGGGAGCCTGCCCTCCACTACCACAGCGCCCAGCAGGAG GACACAGCCGGTGAAGATTACAGCAACAAGCTGGGTAACCCCCTGGGTGCTGGAGACGGCAGACACTCTCCTGCcagtgcaggcagaggggaCAATTCCCTCCTCGGGGACCCGGCGGCCGGCAACGCCGTGGGAGAGGAGATGGGCATGCATGGTGGCcacaaggcaggcagagctggggaggttcAGCACCTGAACCAGGTGGATCGTGAGGATGCGAGTGCCTGGGATGGAAACAGCCTTGGCTTCCTG GAGGAGGATGCGGCTGACACCGATGATGGGGAGCACTACGGCCCTGCAGTCAGTGGGCTTCCCTTTCACGCTGGTGGCTTCATGGACGAGGAGGACGAAAGTGGAGATGACACCTTCGATGAGAacggggaggaggagaggggagaaggccCTACTTACGTGGCCGGTGCCGACGGGGAAGGCGGACACGGCTACGATGGTGACCGTGGGGACACCGGGGCTGGTGGAGGACacggggacagcagcagcagcagcagcgaaaGCGCCGGGGAGGACCGCTGGAGGTACAGGAGCTACCCCGGCAGCCGCTACGAGCAGCCCTACAGGCGGGGAgggcgcagcagcagcagccagcaggaggaagaggagagctaCGGCTTTGAGGACGAAGCCATGCAGGGGGACGACCCCTCTGTCTTTGACGGGCTAGGCAGCAGTTACCGGGGGCACCGTGCCTTGGGGAACAGCCGAGAGAGCGGCCAGGGAGCTGGCTCACACCGCTGGCAAGAGGGTGACAGCAGGTCCCCGGAGCTGGAGGACGCCGACTCGGGAGAAGACAGCCCCTCCGAGGAGGACAACAGCGAGTCCGAGGAGCCTGGCACCAGCCGCTCCGAGGAAAACGGCACCAGCCGCTCGGAGGAGGGCGAGGATGGCGAGGACAGCCCCTCCAGGGAGAGTGAGGACAGCGAGTCCAGGGAGGACACCGCGGAGCAGGCAGATGAAGAGCTCCGGGAGTCCCCGGAGGACCTCTCCCGGGAGTCTCCGGAGGACCCCTCCCGGGAGTCCCCGGAGGAGCCCTCCCGGGAGCTGGTGAGCATGGGCAGCGAGCAGGCGGACAGCCAGTCCCGGGAAGAGCAGAAGGACCAGCAGGAGTCCGCGGAGGACAGGAGCGAGCCATCCGCACCCGACAGCcagtctgaggaagaggagggaaagcCGAGCGAGTCCCGGGAGGACgtcagtgagcagagccagtCGGCAGAGGACACCGCGGAGGAGTCCCAGGAGGACGAGCATGACTCTGAGCCCGCCGGGGACTCGCCGAGCGCATCGGCCGAGAGCCAgagctcctccctgcaggacGATGGCAGCCCGGAGAGCGTGGCAGGGGAGGACAGCAGCTCCCCCGAGAGCACCGACAGCGAGtcgcagcagcaggaggaggaggagagctacTCGCAGGaggatgccagcagcagccgcGGCGATGCCAGCTCTGCGcagagcctggagagcagcagccgcAGGCGGCGGCCGGGCGCGTACCGCCACAAGCCTGCCGCTGACTACGACGACAACGACTGCCAGGATGGGTACTGA
- the DMP1 gene encoding dentin matrix acidic phosphoprotein 1 isoform X3: MGSCELPCWSTSVRGSVGGWFPVTPPCPAALPRRCHWLPSARGPRQPAVKCLQVARLGHTTLGIPAQAASSIPSRAPQQTPACAMAQASGTTTTVRAAFLVLLLWAIAYAHPVPSREPALHYHSAQQEDTAGEDYSNKLGNPLGAGDGRHSPASAGRGDNSLLGDPAAGNAVGEEMGMHGGHKAGRAGEVQHLNQVDREDASAWDGNSLGFLEEDAADTDDGEHYGPAVSGLPFHAGGFMDEEDESGDDTFDENGEEERGEGPTYVAGADGEGGHGYDGDRGDTGAGGGHGDSSSSSSESAGEDRWRYRSYPGSRYEQPYRRGGRSSSSQQEEEESYGFEDEAMQGDDPSVFDGLGSSYRGHRALGNSRESGQGAGSHRWQEGDSRSPELEDADSGEDSPSEEDNSESEEPGTSRSEENGTSRSEEGEDGEDSPSRESEDSESREDTAEQADEELRESPEDLSRESPEDPSRESPEEPSRELVSMGSEQADSQSREEQKDQQESAEDRSEPSAPDSQSEEEEGKPSESREDVSEQSQSAEDTAEESQEDEHDSEPAGDSPSASAESQSSSLQDDGSPESVAGEDSSSPESTDSESQQQEEEESYSQEDASSSRGDASSAQSLESSSRRRRPGAYRHKPAADYDDNDCQDGY; the protein is encoded by the exons AGGAAGCGTGGGAGGCTGGTTCCCGGTGACACCTCCGTGCCCAGCAGCGCTGCCCCGCCGGTGCCATTGGCTGCCCTCTGCCCGGGGCCCTCGCCAGCCAGCAGTTAAATGCCTGCAGGTGGCCAGGCTGGGGCACACAACTCTGGGCATCCCAGctcaggcagccagctccaTCCCATCCCGAGCACCGCAGCAGACACCAGCTTGTGCCATGGCTCAAG CCTCAGGGACCACAACCACCGTGAGGGCTGCGTTCCTGGTGCTGCTCCTCTGGGCCATAGCCTATGCTCACCCT GTGCCCAGCCGGGAGCCTGCCCTCCACTACCACAGCGCCCAGCAGGAG GACACAGCCGGTGAAGATTACAGCAACAAGCTGGGTAACCCCCTGGGTGCTGGAGACGGCAGACACTCTCCTGCcagtgcaggcagaggggaCAATTCCCTCCTCGGGGACCCGGCGGCCGGCAACGCCGTGGGAGAGGAGATGGGCATGCATGGTGGCcacaaggcaggcagagctggggaggttcAGCACCTGAACCAGGTGGATCGTGAGGATGCGAGTGCCTGGGATGGAAACAGCCTTGGCTTCCTG GAGGAGGATGCGGCTGACACCGATGATGGGGAGCACTACGGCCCTGCAGTCAGTGGGCTTCCCTTTCACGCTGGTGGCTTCATGGACGAGGAGGACGAAAGTGGAGATGACACCTTCGATGAGAacggggaggaggagaggggagaaggccCTACTTACGTGGCCGGTGCCGACGGGGAAGGCGGACACGGCTACGATGGTGACCGTGGGGACACCGGGGCTGGTGGAGGACacggggacagcagcagcagcagcagcgaaaGCGCCGGGGAGGACCGCTGGAGGTACAGGAGCTACCCCGGCAGCCGCTACGAGCAGCCCTACAGGCGGGGAgggcgcagcagcagcagccagcaggaggaagaggagagctaCGGCTTTGAGGACGAAGCCATGCAGGGGGACGACCCCTCTGTCTTTGACGGGCTAGGCAGCAGTTACCGGGGGCACCGTGCCTTGGGGAACAGCCGAGAGAGCGGCCAGGGAGCTGGCTCACACCGCTGGCAAGAGGGTGACAGCAGGTCCCCGGAGCTGGAGGACGCCGACTCGGGAGAAGACAGCCCCTCCGAGGAGGACAACAGCGAGTCCGAGGAGCCTGGCACCAGCCGCTCCGAGGAAAACGGCACCAGCCGCTCGGAGGAGGGCGAGGATGGCGAGGACAGCCCCTCCAGGGAGAGTGAGGACAGCGAGTCCAGGGAGGACACCGCGGAGCAGGCAGATGAAGAGCTCCGGGAGTCCCCGGAGGACCTCTCCCGGGAGTCTCCGGAGGACCCCTCCCGGGAGTCCCCGGAGGAGCCCTCCCGGGAGCTGGTGAGCATGGGCAGCGAGCAGGCGGACAGCCAGTCCCGGGAAGAGCAGAAGGACCAGCAGGAGTCCGCGGAGGACAGGAGCGAGCCATCCGCACCCGACAGCcagtctgaggaagaggagggaaagcCGAGCGAGTCCCGGGAGGACgtcagtgagcagagccagtCGGCAGAGGACACCGCGGAGGAGTCCCAGGAGGACGAGCATGACTCTGAGCCCGCCGGGGACTCGCCGAGCGCATCGGCCGAGAGCCAgagctcctccctgcaggacGATGGCAGCCCGGAGAGCGTGGCAGGGGAGGACAGCAGCTCCCCCGAGAGCACCGACAGCGAGtcgcagcagcaggaggaggaggagagctacTCGCAGGaggatgccagcagcagccgcGGCGATGCCAGCTCTGCGcagagcctggagagcagcagccgcAGGCGGCGGCCGGGCGCGTACCGCCACAAGCCTGCCGCTGACTACGACGACAACGACTGCCAGGATGGGTACTGA